The proteins below are encoded in one region of Aspergillus nidulans FGSC A4 chromosome III:
- a CDS encoding uncharacterized protein (transcript_id=CADANIAT00005310), with protein sequence MKRTLLLAAAYLLRSANADCAVYTVQAGDTCVSIGRSTNATYAQLLAWNSEINIQCSNLGSLTGSELCVSNPLGNYGIPTNTLGSPEIVTTVVPAPSPTPDDTNSNCGEYYLVVTGDDCGTVTTQFQITLDDFLFLNPQVWDNCTNLMRDYYYCVRPVGYITTYPGYGGSATTEPFVQTPSTPVPENPLANYSSSQPVIPIANKTRLDCYHYITFDNITENEAANCWNLAGIVGVSPEELILWNPSLAENSTSIEPPATITTSSVTRTITSNPYAYPCTLSESTSYCVAVASPTTSDGQASAIATPVPRAAGEIANCTQWFHVESVRDTCESILNTYWLAFEEFYAMNPSVKEDCSGLVLGTYYCVSTYPDGVPPGQPDWTGPTFPLPDETATATSTTTSTSGVSTPSPVQTGIIETCNEFYKVVTGDTCYDIAVENDVALSDFYDWNPAVKTDCTGLQADVYVCVGVQAPSSTTTTTIPTSDVSTPTPIQSGMVTTCSEFYFVASGNSCYDIAVDNGIELASFYDWNPAVQTDCSGLQANVYVCVGVSGGTPTATTSIATMSTTAISTPTPTQAGMVDNCGEFYLVQAGDGCWNLANEQGIALGAFYVWNPAVKDDCSGLQADVYVCVGLA encoded by the exons ATGAAGAGGACACTCCTGCTCGCCGCAGCCTATCTGCTCCGGTCTGCAAATGCGGACTGTGCTGTATACACCGTCCAAGCCGGGGATACCTGCGTCAGCATTGGCCGGTCAACTAATGCAACGTATGCGCAGCTTCTGGCTTGGAACTCGGAAATCAACATTCAATGCTC GAACCTCGGGAGTCTCACCGGTTCGGAGCTGTGCGTGAGCAATCCCTTGGGCAATTATGGAATTCCTACGAATACCTTGGGCAGTCCCGAGATTGTAACCACAGTGGT GCCCGCCCCGTCGCCAACCCCAGACGACACAAACTCGAACTGTGGCGAGTACTATCTTGTAGTGACAGGCGACGACTGCGGGACTGTGACCACCCAATTCCAAATCACATTAGACGATTT cctcttcctcaacccacAAGTATGGGACAACTGTACCAACCTCATGAGAGACTACTATTACTGCGTACGCCCAGTGGGATACATTACGACGTACCCTGGATACGGCGGGTCAGCGACGACAGAACCATTCGTGCAGACTCCCTCGACTCCGGTCCCGGAGAACCCGCTCGCAAACTATTCTTCCTCGCAGCCAGTGATCCCAATCGCAAATAAGACGCGGCTTGACTGCTACCA CTACATCACATTCGACAATATTACCGAAAATGAGGCCGCCAACTGCTGGAACCTCGCTGGAATAGTCGGAGTATCTCCCGAG GAACTCATCCTCTGGAACCCCTCCCTAGCAGAAAACAGCACAAGTATCGAGCCACCCGCCACGATAACAACCAGCAGCGTCACCCGAACGATAACCAGCAACCCCTACGCGTACCCCTGCACATTGTCCGAAAGCACCTCCTACTGCGTCGCCGTCGCCTCCCCAACAACAAGCGATGGCCAAGCGTCAGCCATCGCAACGCCAGTCCCACGCGCCGCAGGCGAAATCGCAAACTGCACCCAGTGGTTCCATGTCGAATCTGTCCGTGATACCTGCGAGAGTATCCTCAACACGTACTGGCTTGCTTTTGAGGAGTTCTATGCGATGAACCCGTCTGTTAAGGAGGACTGCAGCGGGCTTGTGTTGGGGACATATTATTGCGTCTCAACGTATCCGGATGGTGTTCCGCCGGGTCAACCGGACTGGACGGGACCGACGTTTCCACTGCCTGATgagacagcgacagcaacAAGTACAACGACGTCGACATCTGGTGTGTCTACGCCGTCCCCTGTCCAAACGGGGATTATCGAAACGTGCAACGAGTTCTACAAGGTTGTTACAGGCGATACATGCTATGATATCGCAGTAGAGAACGATGTCGCGCTGTCGGATTTTTACGATTGGAATCCGGCTGTCAAGACGGATTGTACGGGGCTACAGGCTGATGTGTATGTATGCGTTGGGGTGCAGGCTCCCAGTAGCACCACCACTACAACAATACCGACATCTGATGTCTCTACCCCTACACCTATCCAATCCGGGATGGTCACTACCTGCAGCGAGTTCTACTTCGTTGCCAGCGGCAACAGCTGTTACGACATTGCAGTCGACAACGGTATCGAACTAGCATCCTTCTACGACTGGAATCCCGCTGTGCAAACTGACTGTTCGGGTCTCCAAGCAAATGTATACGTCTGTGTGGGCGTTTCAGGGGGCACACCTACCGCAACAACAAGTATAGCGACAATGTCGACAACGGCGATTTCAACACCCACACCAACGCAAGCAGGTATGGTAGACAACTGCGGGGAGTTTTACCTCGTCCAGGCGGGAGACGGGTGCTGGAATCTGGCAAATGAACAGGGGATTGCGCTGGGGGCCTTTTACGTGTGGAATCCGGCTGTGAAAGATGATTGTTCTGGGTTGCAGGCGGATGTCTATGTTTGTGTTGGTCTTGCAtag
- a CDS encoding uncharacterized protein (transcript_id=CADANIAT00005311) → MKREEDGLDKPCLFKWSPSDLILCLCSANSREMKEALVAELQGPAPCYEPDFPGLFPVHSMDLIELWLAAKTTLYSTLLDRYGPLLDVGSQYKILPRFQFTTLSPYWQPQNQNQNQNRPRPALIELSARVSGAPVLTVMLETKVTYHSVLGNATAGPMMFYTGAAIHWTMLGFFVAEPSNRLGEVWSNAFFQQQGLMVRLFSYEYDSVDTFSTGFGRVSGEADGLLNHISTVRPKAALVNASQNGHYAEIKSATNLDSQISRFTLPPPYKEGDVCRAKLTRVRMNALPTEIIAIIAGYLPNSGIKTLRLTCRTLCNTVRLRLDRVFLSANPLNIAVFRAIADSETFRHGIKEIIWDDARFLQVPYGEFHIADSREDLRIDKESGCLQWFVDACKKNREDLQMRKFAHLDRGKMPKQIVVAEEQAATELPLWICWQYYQNLLQQQEEVIVFNKDAQALEYGLRRFPALKRVTVTPAAHGWIFTPLYETPMIRAFPRGFNYPIPRGWPSVSSSGTYRPRAQPWEDEATKKDYRGFGIITRALASYTKHQVSELIIDAHALDTGLNCRVFEEPNPEYDDLVTILRRPGFTRLDLSLSVRGQEWTGWPCFRNGYLRRALAEAHDLKHIALSTDVEEDPASDTTVPETGGGRAQLVSLRTILPTEKWHSLRYFSLSNFLVDKNDIIAILSSLPPTLRFVHIGFLYFVDHGGSYRELLEDMRDQLDWRSRDPTIRPVVSVAKPTMYIQIGHAIWLDGEVSQFLYGDGPNPFYNGGDAVGEVGVVRDAFMDGVEWRNRGY, encoded by the exons ATGAAAcgcgaggaagacggcttgGATAAGCCCTGCCTCTTCAAGTGGAGCCCTTCAGATCTTATCCTATGTCTCTGTTCTGCTAATAGTAGGGAGATGAAGGAAGCACTGGTTGCTGAGCTGCAGGGTCCAGCACCTTGCTATGAACCTGATTTTCCCGGCCTGTTTCCTGTACACAGCATGGACCTGATTGAGCTCTGGCTGGCAGCCAAAACTACGCTGTACAGTACCCTCCTGGATAGGTATGGACCACTGCTGGATGTTGGCAGTCAGTACAAGATACT CCCTCGCTTCCAGTTTACTACCCTCTCCCCTTACTGGCAACCACAGAACCAGAACCAGAATCAGAACCGGCCGAGACCTGCTTTGATTGAGCTGTCTGCCAGAGT TTCTGGCGCCCCTGTGTTAACGGTCATGCTCGAG ACCAAAGTCACCTATCACAGTGTACTGGGCAACGCAACCGCGGGGCCTATGATGTTCTATACTGGGGCTGCCATACA CTGGACGATGCTCGGTTTCTTCGTGGCCGAACCGTCAAACAGGCTGGGAGAAGTCTGGTCAAATGCCTTCTTTCAGCAACAAGGCTTGATGGTGCGGTTATTTTCGTACGAGTATGACTCAGTTGACACTTTCAGCACTGGTTTCGGGCGCGTCTCTGGGGAGGCGGATGGCCTATTGAACCACATCAGCACTGTCCGGCCAAAGGCT GCCTTGGTGAACGCGTCTCAAAATGGTCATTATGCTGAAATCAAATCTGCCAC GAACTTAGACTCCCAAATATCAAG GTTCACGCTGCCTCCTCCGTACAAGGAAGGTGACGTTTGTAGGGCGAAGCTTACGAGGGTCAGGATGAATG CCCTCCCAACGGAGATAATTGCAATTATCGCCGGCTACCTACCAAACAGTGGCATCAAGACCCTGCGTCTCACATGCAGAACCCTCTGCAACACCGTCCGCCTCCGTCTAGACCGCGTCTTCCTCTCCGCAAACCCGCTCAACATCGCCGTCTTTCGCGCCATCGCCGATAGCGAAACATTCCGCCACGGAATCAAGGAGATAATCTGGGACGATGCCCGGTTTCTCCAAGTCCCATACGGAGAGTTCCACATTGCCGATTCCCGCGAGGATCTCCGGATAGATAAGGAGAGCGGATGTCTTCAATGGTTCGTCGACGCATGTAAAAAGAATAGGGAGGATCTACAGATGCGCAAGTTCGCACATCTGGACAGGGGCAAAATGCCCAAACAGATCGTTGTTGCAGAGGAGCAAGCAGCCACTGAGCTGCCTCTGTGGATTTGCTGGCAGTATTACCAGAATCTACTGCAACAGCAGGAGGAGGTTATTGTCTTTAACAAGGACGCTCAGGCGCTGGAATATGGACTTCGCCGGTTTCCGGCGCTCAAGAGGGTTACTGTTACGCCTGCGGCGCATGGATGGATTTTCACTCCGTTGTACGAGACGCCTATGATTCGCGCGTTCCCCAGGGGGTTTAATTACCCCATCCCACGCGGTTGGCCCAGCGTCTCCAGTAGCGGGACGTACAGGCCCAGAGCGCAGCCGTGGGAGGACGAAGCTACCAAAAAGGACTATCGCGGGTTTGGCATCATAACGCGTGCCCTGGCTTCGTATACAAAGCATCAAGTCTCAGAACTGATAATAGACGCCCACGCCCTTGACACAGGCCTAAACTGCCGTGTTTTCGAAGAGCCAAATCCCGAATACGACGATTTAGTGACGATCCTCCGCCGACCTGGCTTCACCCGCCTTGACCTATCCCTTTCAGTCCGCGGCCAGGAGTGGACAGGTTGGCCCTGTTTCCGCAACGGCTACCTCCGCCGCGCCCTTGCCGAAGCCCACGACCTCAAACACATCGCCCTATCCACAGACGTCGAGGAGGACCCAGCATCCGATACCACTGTTCCAGAAACCGGCGGTGGTCGCGCACAACTCGTTTCCCTACGCACAATCCTCCCCACGGAAAAATGGCACTCGCTCCGCTACTTCAGCCTTTCAAACTTCCTCGTTGATAAAAATGACATTATCGCCATCCTTTCCTCCCTCCCGCCCACCCTCCGCTTCGTCCACATTGGCTTCCTCTACTTCGTTGACCATGGTGGCTCATACCGCGAACTCCTTGAGGATATGCGTGATCAACTCGACTGGCGCAGCCGCGACCCTACCATCCGTCCAGTTGTTTCTGTGGCGAAGCCTACCATGTATATCCAGATCGGGCATGCGATCTGGCTTGATGGCGAGGTTAGTCAGTTTCTTTACGGGGATGGGCCGAATCCGTTTTATAACGGGGGTGATGCGGTGGGTGAGGTTGGGGTTGTGAGGGATGCGTTTATGGATGGGGTTGAGTGGAGGAATCGGGGATATTAA